One genomic segment of Deinococcus depolymerans includes these proteins:
- a CDS encoding sensor domain-containing diguanylate cyclase, with translation MPDPLHAQPSPVLPGPVPPGPVLPAPDLPGRHAEAERLASLRNLGILDTAPEPQFDRIMALVARYFQVPLGSITFVDEDRQWFKARAGFTHTEDPRAQSICALTVTGGCPLVIPDLRADPRTAGLSAVQGPHQAQFYAGVPLRAAGHAVGTLCVLDTQPRHFGPQELEVLEQFAELVQSELRLRLALRDLEALALTDPLTELPNRRAFQRELTRVCLAAQDGEELVVGLLDLDQFKPINDTLGHAVGDAVLRFVAQRVRALLRPGEILARYGGDEFTLLLSGAGADARARQITLELPQRLHMPSGRQVGVSLGLVSAEGPADPHALLELADQTMYRAKAAGVLVVHSRLPARAGPHDRPLTGPDPFL, from the coding sequence GTGCCCGACCCCCTGCACGCCCAACCCAGCCCCGTACTGCCCGGTCCCGTTCCGCCCGGTCCCGTTCTGCCCGCGCCCGACCTGCCTGGCCGGCACGCGGAGGCGGAACGGCTCGCGTCCCTGCGCAACCTGGGCATCCTGGACACCGCGCCGGAACCGCAGTTCGACCGGATCATGGCGCTCGTCGCCCGGTACTTCCAGGTGCCGCTCGGCTCGATCACCTTCGTGGACGAGGACCGGCAGTGGTTCAAGGCGCGCGCCGGGTTCACGCACACCGAGGACCCGCGGGCGCAGTCCATCTGCGCGCTGACGGTGACCGGCGGGTGCCCGCTGGTCATCCCGGACCTGCGCGCGGACCCGCGCACCGCCGGCCTGAGCGCCGTGCAGGGCCCCCACCAGGCGCAGTTCTACGCGGGCGTGCCGCTGCGCGCCGCGGGGCACGCCGTGGGCACCCTGTGCGTGCTGGACACCCAGCCCCGCCACTTCGGTCCGCAGGAACTGGAGGTTCTCGAGCAGTTCGCGGAACTCGTGCAGTCCGAGCTGCGCCTGCGCCTGGCGCTGCGTGACCTCGAGGCGCTGGCGCTGACCGACCCGCTGACCGAACTGCCCAACCGCCGCGCCTTCCAGCGGGAACTGACCCGGGTGTGTCTCGCCGCGCAGGACGGCGAGGAACTGGTGGTGGGCCTGCTGGACCTCGATCAGTTCAAACCCATCAACGACACGCTCGGGCACGCCGTGGGAGACGCGGTGCTGAGGTTCGTCGCGCAGCGCGTCCGCGCCCTGCTGCGGCCCGGCGAGATTCTCGCCCGCTACGGCGGGGACGAGTTCACGCTGCTGCTCTCCGGGGCCGGGGCAGACGCCCGCGCCCGCCAGATCACCCTCGAACTCCCTCAGCGGCTGCACATGCCCTCCGGCCGGCAGGTGGGCGTCAGCCTGGGACTGGTCAGCGCCGAGGGGCCTGCCGATCCGCACGCCCTGCTGGAACTCGCCGATCAGACCATGTACCGCGCCAAGGCGGCCGGTGTACTCGTCGTGCACAGCCGCCTCCCGGCCCGCGCCGGCCCCCATGACCGGCCGCTCACCGGCCCGGATCCTTTTCTGTAA
- a CDS encoding response regulator: MTRPFQVLLVDDNPADLLLAQEVFREHGDALHVTTCSSGADAMAYLRAPDTRPDVVILDVNMPVMSGFEVLQAIKDDPALVWIPVVMLSTSSHPGDVARAYTLHASSYMVKSSSFQAFMEQVDAFVRFWRESRTPSWPERAAH, from the coding sequence TTGACGCGCCCGTTCCAGGTGCTGCTGGTCGATGACAACCCGGCGGACCTGCTGCTCGCGCAGGAAGTCTTCCGCGAGCACGGCGACGCGCTGCACGTGACGACCTGCTCCAGCGGCGCGGACGCCATGGCCTACCTGCGCGCGCCGGACACCCGCCCGGACGTCGTGATTCTCGACGTGAACATGCCGGTCATGAGCGGCTTCGAGGTGCTGCAGGCCATCAAGGACGATCCGGCGCTGGTGTGGATTCCGGTCGTGATGCTCTCCACCTCCTCACACCCGGGCGACGTGGCGCGCGCCTACACCCTGCACGCCAGTTCCTACATGGTCAAGAGCAGTTCCTTCCAGGCGTTCATGGAGCAGGTGGACGCCTTCGTCCGCTTCTGGCGCGAGAGCCGCACGCCCAGCTGGCCGGAACGCGCCGCCCACTGA
- a CDS encoding Ohr family peroxiredoxin has translation MTEAATASDSRLIYTATSDVSGGRSGQAVVGRDRLTVTLRPPQSRTEGADPEELFAAGYASCFLSALQSVARRDGVTIGTPQARAHVGLHAETTGGYHLSVLLQLHLPGTDDATAERLIHAAHATCPYSRAVAGNVQVDLELHRDPLL, from the coding sequence ATGACCGAAGCAGCCACCGCCAGCGATTCCAGACTCATCTACACCGCCACCAGCGACGTCAGTGGCGGCCGCAGCGGTCAGGCCGTCGTCGGCCGCGACCGGCTGACCGTCACGCTGCGCCCCCCGCAGTCCCGCACCGAGGGCGCCGACCCCGAGGAACTGTTCGCCGCCGGGTACGCCTCCTGCTTCCTGAGCGCCCTGCAGAGCGTCGCCCGCCGTGACGGCGTCACGATCGGCACGCCGCAGGCCCGCGCGCACGTCGGCCTGCACGCCGAGACGACCGGCGGCTACCACCTGAGCGTCCTGCTGCAGCTTCACCTGCCCGGCACGGACGACGCGACCGCCGAACGACTGATCCACGCCGCGCACGCCACCTGCCCGTACAGCCGCGCCGTCGCCGGGAACGTCCAGGTGGACCTGGAACTGCACCGCGACCCGCTGCTGTGA
- a CDS encoding LysR family transcriptional regulator, whose product MDRKQLQAFVTLGRELHFGRTADQLNLTGPALGRLIRALEADVGTSLLTRTTRRVDLTSAGRAFLPEAHAILERMHSAAHLARRTASGHAGRLRLGYLGAANLHLLPRLWRHMSATHPDIHIEATELCTPDQRQALLAGELDAGLMALPVWHDRLIAQPLTRIPLLAALPAAHPLAGSARLHLRELADEEWLTCTPHHTTPPPEQVQALYQTFGQQPRIRAVGGTEGAVVGRVAAGQGVTLVPQTLVNPQQEGVAFIPLEGGVTLDVGLVTCRDAANPALGALLGSLAVVTGHAGPGSGGGPRGNAG is encoded by the coding sequence ATGGACCGCAAACAGCTGCAGGCCTTCGTGACCCTCGGCCGGGAACTGCATTTCGGCCGGACCGCGGATCAGCTCAACCTGACCGGCCCGGCCCTGGGCCGCCTGATCCGCGCCCTGGAGGCGGACGTCGGCACGTCCCTGCTGACCCGCACGACCCGCCGCGTGGACCTGACGTCCGCCGGCCGGGCGTTCCTGCCCGAAGCGCACGCGATCCTGGAGCGCATGCACAGCGCCGCGCACCTCGCCCGGCGCACGGCGAGCGGGCACGCCGGACGGCTGCGGCTGGGCTACCTGGGGGCCGCGAACCTGCACCTGCTGCCGCGCCTGTGGCGGCACATGAGTGCCACGCACCCGGACATTCACATCGAGGCGACGGAACTCTGCACGCCCGACCAGCGGCAGGCGTTGCTGGCGGGCGAACTGGACGCCGGACTGATGGCCCTGCCGGTGTGGCATGACCGCCTGATCGCCCAGCCCCTGACGCGTATTCCCCTGCTGGCCGCGCTGCCCGCCGCGCACCCGCTGGCGGGCAGCGCGCGCCTGCACCTGCGGGAGCTGGCGGACGAGGAGTGGTTGACCTGCACCCCCCACCACACCACCCCGCCGCCCGAACAGGTGCAGGCCCTGTACCAGACCTTCGGCCAGCAGCCCCGTATCCGCGCGGTGGGCGGCACGGAGGGCGCCGTGGTGGGCCGCGTGGCAGCCGGGCAGGGCGTCACGCTGGTCCCCCAGACCCTCGTCAATCCCCAGCAGGAGGGCGTGGCGTTCATTCCGCTCGAGGGTGGGGTCACGCTCGACGTGGGCCTCGTGACCTGCCGTGACGCCGCTAACCCGGCCCTGGGCGCGCTGCTCGGCAGTCTCGCCGTGGTCACGGGCCACGCTGGGCCGGGGTCCGGCGGCGGTCCTCGTGGGAACGCCGGTTGA
- a CDS encoding DNA repair protein: MARAKTKTESTTASPFSAFDALMATAAVDSQIQSLADSGADSLTLDAALTEAAQAAQRRWGLGLHHLKHAARVDGDDIVFLTDDRPTATLSQGVAALARAYEDMRATDERGLSLWGALGEGHRVPGDAPAARLKVLIEDARDFETHWTAGRGEQYWRTWRSGETLHVEVARPASAEAALSDAAWDVITSIRDRVFQRELMRRSEEVGMLGALLGARHAGARSNLSLLPDAHFTVQAAVHSITGPDARNADTHRALLRAAGAELDELQSHTTRQLAEVLRHGLKNS; this comes from the coding sequence ATGGCACGAGCAAAAACGAAAACCGAATCCACCACCGCCTCCCCCTTCAGCGCCTTCGACGCGCTGATGGCCACCGCCGCCGTGGACAGCCAGATCCAGTCCCTCGCGGACAGCGGCGCCGACAGCCTGACGCTCGACGCGGCGCTGACCGAGGCGGCCCAGGCCGCGCAGCGGCGCTGGGGTCTGGGCCTGCACCACCTGAAACACGCCGCCCGCGTCGACGGGGACGACATCGTCTTCCTGACCGACGACCGCCCCACCGCGACCCTCTCGCAGGGCGTCGCGGCCCTGGCACGGGCCTACGAGGACATGCGCGCCACCGACGAACGCGGCCTGAGCCTCTGGGGCGCGCTCGGCGAGGGCCACCGCGTGCCCGGCGACGCGCCCGCCGCGCGCCTGAAGGTCCTGATCGAGGACGCCCGCGACTTCGAAACCCACTGGACGGCCGGGCGGGGCGAGCAGTACTGGCGCACCTGGCGCAGCGGCGAGACCCTGCACGTCGAGGTCGCCCGCCCCGCCAGCGCCGAGGCCGCCCTGTCCGACGCCGCCTGGGACGTCATCACCAGCATCAGGGACCGGGTGTTCCAGCGGGAACTGATGCGCCGCAGCGAGGAGGTCGGCATGCTCGGCGCGCTGCTCGGCGCCCGCCACGCCGGCGCGCGCAGCAACCTGTCCCTGCTGCCCGACGCGCACTTCACCGTGCAGGCCGCCGTGCATTCCATCACCGGCCCCGACGCCCGCAACGCCGACACGCACCGCGCGCTGCTGCGCGCCGCGGGCGCCGAACTCGACGAGCTGCAGTCGCACACCACCCGGCAGCTGGCCGAGGTGCTGCGTCACGGCCTGAAGAACAGCTGA
- a CDS encoding EAL domain-containing protein — MDAALTPTDQAVLTALTDTVDPLLIVDSVSGEVLLASEAFAQWSGYPRAQLTGFRTVDLLASQDRERFRRSLQVFLHGNMPSARRDFMFQSARGGPLPAQVRGLRFTLAGGRRVGVLAIRPATELLPAALFYRQILEELPLALSVLDPEGRYLYLNPAAAPDPEERASLTGLTEREAAARLGLDGDTVQLREAATARAQRDPERLSWEETAAGQLQQRTLVPILNEQGSLNLMLSFATDLPERLRQSERLTLLEGSMQAAVLPMCILDARPGDQRGRLVYANVALERLLSPLTVSLGTHPLEWPWAPADRRVIRALLTELNSTAVTSFTRDLNLTGRDEWWEVTATRVGQDLPGGGSHWALFLRDVREQRRAELFLRSFADATVTSLQDAPLDAVLDAMFRGLGEVLNGWSPGVATLDSPIMRVMGPVPAPLRRALDTYPSEWARALWSRRDANRSGRALVIRRQWARVPVGQEVQGQWVPAVQTSVEVPMYDRARQLLGLLVLTHPEPLEVSPDLLRLAENMAGHIALLIDRQRTLEQLEQLAYTDALTGLTNRGGFTRQAAQLLSGGEPLALALMDLNRFKVVNDTLGHDVGDELLRAISARLDQVLRAWPVPVLARMGGDEFALMLRNPALIGPVSETIRAAMAQPFEVAGRRLRVGIAVGWSVYPHTAPDSAALLRQADMAMYLAKRGGEGHAVFTPVTQPRIAHLTLESALYEALRGGQFTLVFQPQVRVVDRGLIGAEVLVRWTHPDLGVISPAEFIPLAEATGLIDGIGAFVLRAALSEALTWPAPLRLSVNVSPVQLRHPQFTGRLAALLAETGFDPARLTLEVTETAFINDLSAVTGAVRALRALGVRVTVDDFGTGYSTLMTLRDLLAHELKIDRAFVRELCAPGRKGSQNRAIVQATLGLAQALGLQVVAEGVETQAQADLLAELGCPVMQGYLIAPGLDAETFRQQFLNART, encoded by the coding sequence ATGGACGCCGCGCTCACGCCCACCGACCAGGCGGTGCTGACCGCCCTGACCGACACCGTCGATCCGCTGCTGATCGTCGACAGCGTGTCCGGTGAGGTGCTGCTGGCCTCCGAGGCGTTCGCGCAGTGGAGCGGCTACCCGCGCGCGCAGCTGACCGGGTTCAGGACCGTGGACCTGCTCGCCTCGCAGGACCGCGAGCGTTTCCGCCGGAGCCTGCAGGTGTTCCTGCACGGCAACATGCCCTCGGCGCGGCGGGACTTCATGTTCCAGTCCGCGCGCGGCGGACCGCTGCCGGCCCAGGTGCGCGGCCTGCGCTTCACGCTCGCCGGGGGCAGGCGCGTGGGCGTCCTCGCGATCCGCCCCGCGACGGAACTGCTGCCGGCCGCGCTGTTCTACCGGCAGATCCTCGAGGAACTGCCGCTGGCCCTCTCGGTGCTGGACCCGGAGGGACGCTACCTGTACCTGAACCCGGCCGCCGCGCCCGACCCGGAGGAGCGCGCGTCCCTGACCGGCCTGACCGAGCGTGAGGCGGCCGCGCGGCTCGGGCTGGACGGGGACACCGTGCAGCTGCGGGAGGCGGCCACCGCCCGCGCGCAGCGGGACCCGGAGCGGCTCAGCTGGGAGGAGACGGCCGCCGGGCAACTGCAGCAGCGGACGCTGGTGCCGATCCTGAACGAGCAGGGCAGCCTGAACCTGATGCTGTCGTTCGCCACGGACCTGCCCGAACGGCTGCGGCAGTCCGAACGGCTGACCCTGCTCGAGGGGAGCATGCAGGCCGCCGTGCTGCCCATGTGCATCCTCGATGCCCGCCCGGGTGACCAGCGCGGCCGGCTGGTGTACGCGAACGTGGCGCTGGAGCGGCTGCTCTCGCCGCTGACCGTCTCCCTCGGCACGCACCCGCTGGAATGGCCGTGGGCGCCGGCGGACCGGCGGGTGATCCGCGCGCTGCTGACCGAGCTGAACAGCACGGCCGTCACGTCGTTCACGCGGGACCTGAACCTGACCGGCCGCGACGAGTGGTGGGAGGTGACCGCCACGCGCGTCGGTCAGGACCTGCCAGGGGGCGGCAGTCACTGGGCGCTGTTCCTGCGGGACGTGCGCGAGCAGCGCCGCGCGGAGCTGTTCCTGCGGAGTTTCGCGGACGCCACCGTCACCTCGCTGCAGGACGCGCCGCTGGACGCGGTGCTGGACGCGATGTTCCGCGGGCTGGGCGAGGTCCTGAACGGCTGGAGTCCCGGCGTGGCCACCCTGGACAGCCCGATCATGCGCGTGATGGGGCCGGTCCCGGCGCCGCTGCGCCGCGCACTGGACACCTACCCCAGCGAGTGGGCCCGCGCGCTGTGGAGCCGGCGGGACGCCAACCGGTCCGGCCGGGCGCTGGTGATCCGCCGGCAGTGGGCGCGCGTGCCGGTGGGGCAGGAGGTCCAGGGTCAGTGGGTGCCGGCCGTGCAGACCAGCGTCGAGGTGCCCATGTACGACCGGGCCCGGCAGCTGCTGGGCCTGCTGGTCCTCACCCATCCCGAGCCGCTGGAGGTCAGCCCCGACCTGCTGCGCCTCGCCGAGAACATGGCCGGACACATCGCGCTGCTCATCGACCGGCAGCGTACGCTCGAGCAACTCGAGCAGCTGGCCTACACCGACGCCCTGACGGGCCTGACCAACCGGGGCGGCTTCACCCGGCAGGCCGCGCAGCTGCTGTCGGGCGGCGAGCCGCTGGCGCTGGCGCTGATGGACCTCAACCGGTTCAAGGTCGTGAACGACACCCTCGGGCATGACGTGGGCGACGAGTTGCTGCGCGCCATCAGCGCCCGGCTCGACCAGGTGCTGCGTGCGTGGCCGGTGCCGGTCCTGGCCCGCATGGGCGGCGACGAGTTCGCGCTGATGCTGCGGAACCCGGCGCTGATCGGGCCGGTCAGCGAGACGATCCGCGCGGCCATGGCGCAGCCGTTCGAGGTGGCGGGCCGCCGCCTGCGGGTGGGCATCGCGGTCGGGTGGAGCGTCTACCCGCACACGGCGCCCGACAGCGCCGCGCTGCTGCGGCAGGCCGACATGGCCATGTACCTCGCCAAGCGCGGGGGCGAGGGGCACGCGGTGTTCACGCCGGTCACCCAGCCGCGCATCGCGCACCTGACCCTCGAGTCGGCGCTGTACGAGGCGCTGCGCGGCGGGCAGTTCACGCTGGTCTTCCAGCCGCAGGTGCGGGTCGTGGACCGCGGGCTGATCGGCGCGGAGGTCCTGGTCCGCTGGACCCACCCGGACCTGGGCGTGATCTCACCGGCCGAGTTCATTCCGCTGGCCGAGGCGACCGGCCTGATCGACGGGATCGGCGCGTTCGTGCTGCGCGCCGCGCTGAGCGAGGCGCTGACCTGGCCGGCGCCGCTGCGCCTGAGCGTGAACGTCTCCCCGGTGCAGCTGCGCCACCCGCAGTTCACGGGGCGTCTCGCCGCGCTGCTGGCCGAGACCGGCTTCGATCCGGCGCGCCTGACGCTGGAGGTGACGGAAACGGCGTTCATCAACGACCTGAGCGCCGTGACGGGCGCCGTGCGGGCGCTGCGGGCGCTGGGGGTGCGGGTCACCGTGGACGATTTCGGCACCGGGTACTCCACGCTGATGACCCTGCGGGACCTGCTGGCGCACGAACTGAAGATCGACCGGGCCTTCGTCCGGGAGCTGTGCGCGCCGGGCCGCAAGGGCAGCCAGAACCGCGCGATCGTGCAGGCGACGCTGGGGCTCGCGCAGGCCCTGGGCCTGCAGGTGGTGGCCGAGGGGGTCGAGACGCAGGCGCAGGCCGACCTGCTCGCCGAACTCGGCTGTCCGGTCATGCAGGGCTACCTGATCGCGCCGGGCCTGGACGCCGAGACGTTCCGGCAGCAGTTCCTGAACGCCCGCACCTGA
- a CDS encoding EAL domain-containing protein, producing MSQAGSAEQPADGAAADEVLRVLSASAAALLTADACGHLLSVTPALLQWLGHTEDTLSGQPLADLVAPAHHGRLDALLAGTSRRPDDPVSTDLDLRRADGRWAAAQVRALPLPHPPRATLLVVLSAPGLTPPGIPDSVDLYRELVDHLPIDVVLFDPQGRYLYCNPAAIRDPAIRAAVVGLTNPEYAVWRGHPAGLAHERVGRFREAATQRRAVQWEEVLRVGTEDRVFRRAYWPVFNPDGTLRLMIGHGTDVTRSVEQGQRMTLLETMVATSVDPLLLLDARPGPAYLTVTYGNPALYALLRQQGLQELPTMPLPDWPLGDGNRVTIRAMLAHLHPREPHREVLYLPDAHQWLEVNASPILAADGQCSHWAINLRDVSDSERATQVQTHVASANRLALGGHPLEESAEALLGGIEPLNPGWKVALVVAHPDSGLQVVGEVNPTFRQTVTGVPSMHLQEVWGHADPDRAGLSMNIPDLLAFDSPFPVARAIAPLLGVRTLAQLPLYGRDGQLLGVLLAAHADPRQWMEPLTDALRLRVPAASMLVERHLQQQRLSKLAFTDALTGLMNRVTLGEQLDRLLRAAERDGNRLAFGLMDLDRFKFLNDGYGHLVGDRLLQQLARRLERVCGAYGVPALARMGGDEFAVVVPADRQPDLTGALNTVFDQPFDTGSGAVLMQASLGWSVYPDTAHNASELHQQADAAMYTAKRRQLFAQVFEAGARTGRQTLTLETALRESLRDGDFHLVFQPQVSVRSGALVGAEALLRWTHPVLGAVPPDQFIPVAEMSGLMGSLGVWVLRGACEEAARWTGVCVSVNVSSVQLSTPDFAAQVRAALSHSGLDPHRLVLEVTETGLIDNPARTRETLQTLRDDGVRISIDDFGTGYSSLVSVRTLPVDELKIDRSFIRDLGQDTQAGRESRAIVSASVLMAHAMGIAVVAEGVETPGQAAQLAELGCDLMQGWLYAPGLSAEQFSAWQAQWSGTPSTT from the coding sequence ATGAGCCAGGCGGGCAGCGCGGAACAACCGGCGGACGGGGCAGCGGCAGACGAGGTCCTGCGCGTCCTGAGCGCCAGTGCCGCCGCCCTGCTGACCGCCGACGCCTGCGGGCACCTGCTGAGCGTGACGCCCGCCCTGCTGCAGTGGCTGGGCCACACCGAAGACACCCTGAGCGGCCAGCCGCTCGCGGACCTGGTCGCACCCGCCCACCACGGCCGCCTGGATGCGCTGCTCGCCGGAACGTCGCGCCGCCCGGACGACCCGGTCAGCACCGACCTCGACCTGCGGCGCGCCGACGGCCGGTGGGCCGCGGCGCAGGTCCGCGCGCTGCCGCTGCCGCACCCCCCCCGGGCCACGCTGCTGGTCGTCCTCTCGGCCCCCGGCCTCACGCCGCCCGGCATCCCGGACAGCGTGGACCTGTACCGCGAACTGGTGGACCACCTGCCGATCGACGTGGTGCTGTTCGACCCGCAGGGCCGCTACCTGTACTGCAACCCCGCCGCGATCCGCGACCCGGCCATCCGCGCGGCCGTCGTCGGCCTGACCAATCCCGAGTACGCCGTATGGCGCGGCCATCCGGCCGGACTGGCCCACGAGCGGGTCGGGCGTTTCCGTGAGGCGGCCACCCAGCGGCGCGCCGTGCAGTGGGAGGAGGTCCTGCGGGTCGGCACGGAGGACCGGGTGTTCCGCCGGGCGTACTGGCCGGTCTTCAATCCGGACGGGACGCTGCGCCTGATGATCGGACACGGCACGGACGTCACGCGCAGCGTCGAGCAGGGCCAGCGCATGACGCTGCTCGAGACCATGGTCGCCACCTCCGTGGACCCGCTGCTGCTGCTCGACGCCCGCCCCGGCCCGGCGTACCTGACCGTCACGTACGGCAACCCGGCCCTGTACGCCCTGCTGCGCCAGCAGGGACTGCAGGAACTGCCGACCATGCCGCTGCCGGACTGGCCGCTCGGTGACGGCAACCGCGTGACCATCAGGGCCATGCTCGCGCACCTGCACCCCCGCGAACCGCACCGGGAGGTGCTGTACCTGCCGGACGCCCACCAGTGGCTGGAGGTGAACGCCAGCCCCATCCTCGCCGCGGACGGGCAGTGCTCCCACTGGGCCATCAACCTGCGGGACGTCAGCGACTCCGAGCGCGCCACGCAGGTGCAGACGCACGTCGCCAGCGCCAACCGCCTGGCCCTCGGCGGACACCCGCTCGAGGAGAGCGCCGAGGCCCTGCTGGGCGGCATCGAACCGCTGAACCCCGGCTGGAAGGTCGCGCTGGTCGTGGCGCACCCGGACAGCGGCCTGCAGGTGGTCGGTGAGGTCAACCCCACCTTCCGCCAGACCGTGACCGGCGTGCCCTCCATGCACCTGCAGGAAGTCTGGGGGCACGCGGACCCGGACCGGGCCGGCCTGAGCATGAACATCCCGGACCTGCTGGCGTTCGACTCGCCGTTCCCGGTCGCGCGGGCCATCGCGCCCCTGCTGGGCGTCCGGACCCTCGCGCAACTGCCGCTGTACGGACGCGACGGGCAGCTGCTGGGCGTGCTGCTGGCCGCGCATGCCGACCCGCGGCAGTGGATGGAGCCCCTCACCGACGCCCTGAGGCTGCGGGTGCCGGCCGCGTCCATGCTGGTCGAGCGGCACCTGCAGCAGCAGCGGCTGTCCAAGCTGGCCTTCACGGACGCCCTGACCGGCCTGATGAACCGCGTGACGCTCGGCGAGCAGCTCGACCGGCTGCTGCGGGCCGCCGAGCGGGACGGAAACCGCCTGGCGTTCGGGCTGATGGACCTCGACCGGTTCAAATTCCTGAACGACGGCTACGGTCACCTCGTCGGGGACCGCCTGCTGCAGCAGCTGGCCCGCCGACTCGAACGGGTGTGCGGCGCGTATGGCGTGCCGGCCCTGGCCCGCATGGGCGGTGACGAGTTCGCGGTGGTCGTCCCGGCCGACCGGCAGCCGGACCTGACCGGGGCGCTGAACACCGTCTTCGACCAGCCCTTCGACACCGGCAGCGGCGCGGTCCTGATGCAGGCGTCGCTGGGCTGGAGCGTGTACCCGGACACCGCCCACAACGCCAGCGAACTGCACCAGCAGGCCGACGCCGCCATGTACACCGCCAAGCGCCGTCAGCTGTTCGCGCAGGTGTTCGAGGCGGGGGCGCGCACGGGCCGGCAGACCCTCACCCTGGAAACCGCGCTGCGCGAGAGCCTGCGCGACGGGGACTTCCACCTGGTCTTCCAGCCGCAGGTGAGTGTCCGCAGCGGCGCGCTCGTCGGCGCCGAGGCCCTGCTGCGCTGGACGCACCCGGTGCTGGGCGCCGTGCCGCCCGACCAGTTCATTCCGGTGGCGGAGATGAGCGGCCTGATGGGGTCGCTGGGCGTGTGGGTGCTGCGCGGCGCCTGCGAGGAAGCGGCCCGCTGGACCGGCGTGTGCGTGAGCGTGAACGTCTCCAGCGTCCAGCTGAGCACCCCCGACTTCGCCGCGCAGGTCCGCGCGGCCCTGTCCCACAGCGGCCTGGACCCCCACCGGCTGGTGCTGGAAGTCACGGAGACCGGCCTGATCGACAACCCGGCCCGCACCCGCGAGACCCTGCAGACGCTGCGGGACGACGGCGTGCGCATCAGCATCGACGACTTCGGCACCGGGTACTCCTCGCTGGTCAGCGTGCGGACCCTGCCGGTCGACGAACTGAAGATCGACCGCTCCTTCATCCGTGACCTCGGGCAGGACACCCAGGCGGGCCGGGAGAGCCGCGCCATCGTGAGTGCCAGCGTCCTGATGGCGCACGCCATGGGCATCGCGGTGGTTGCCGAGGGCGTCGAGACCCCCGGGCAGGCCGCGCAGCTCGCGGAACTCGGCTGCGACCTCATGCAGGGCTGGCTGTACGCGCCGGGCCTGAGCGCCGAGCAGTTCAGCGCGTGGCAGGCGCAGTGGTCGGGAACTCCTTCCACCACCTGA
- a CDS encoding MurR/RpiR family transcriptional regulator: MTPVVTPTAGGAIGRIRLHADSLSPSLRRVADHVVAHADTTVHQTITEVAASVGVSEATITRLCHKLNYAGFHAFKIALASDLGGRQPHPDAGDAPSQMQRLTQQAVRSLEGTARMLDPQVTEDVADRLARAPRVDLTGQGNSSLTAQFFAHRLLRIGVPAATYPDPHLAAVSISTLPRGSVVIGLSGTGSTLDTIGHLKLAQQCGLYTVAVTHRAASPITRHASAVLFTASQEDPLTDGVLDTLTSQLLLLEALYAALLARRPEADAMLRVTANSVGEKKV; the protein is encoded by the coding sequence ATGACCCCTGTCGTCACACCCACCGCGGGCGGCGCCATCGGGCGCATCCGCCTGCACGCCGACTCGCTCTCCCCCAGCCTGCGGCGCGTCGCGGACCACGTCGTCGCCCACGCCGACACCACCGTCCACCAGACCATCACCGAGGTCGCCGCCAGCGTCGGCGTCAGCGAGGCCACCATCACCCGGCTGTGCCACAAACTGAACTACGCCGGCTTCCACGCCTTCAAGATCGCCCTGGCCAGCGACCTCGGCGGCCGGCAGCCCCACCCGGACGCCGGTGACGCCCCCAGCCAGATGCAGCGCCTGACGCAGCAGGCCGTGCGCAGCCTCGAGGGAACCGCCCGGATGCTCGACCCGCAGGTCACCGAGGACGTCGCCGACCGCCTCGCCCGCGCGCCCCGCGTGGACCTGACCGGCCAGGGCAACAGCAGCCTCACCGCGCAGTTCTTCGCGCACCGCCTGCTGCGCATCGGCGTGCCCGCCGCCACCTACCCCGACCCGCACCTCGCGGCCGTCAGCATCTCCACCCTGCCGCGCGGCAGCGTCGTGATCGGCCTGAGCGGCACCGGCAGCACCCTGGACACCATCGGACACCTGAAACTCGCGCAGCAGTGCGGGCTGTACACCGTCGCCGTCACGCACCGCGCCGCCAGCCCCATCACCCGGCACGCCAGCGCCGTGCTGTTCACCGCCAGCCAGGAAGACCCGCTGACCGACGGCGTGCTCGACACCCTGACCAGCCAGCTGCTGCTGCTCGAGGCGCTCTACGCCGCGCTGCTCGCCCGCCGCCCCGAGGCGGACGCCATGCTGCGCGTCACCGCCAACAGCGTCGGCGAGAAGAAGGTCTGA